A genomic segment from Tuwongella immobilis encodes:
- a CDS encoding FAD-binding domain-containing protein, with the protein MNGPLAIWWIKRDFRLEDNLVLSEGVKSYQQILPVYCEEPGLLALEDRSILHQQACRQAVASLRRSLARLGSGVFLCHHHVIRALEQIRNWYPFTAILSHEEIGCDWTYRRDRQVRDWCDAHGIHDQEFPQTGVKRGGINRDRFTQFWNSRIVDQKPLPVPTRIPLAETYRQRALESQLPPLVGIPSHADAWQTVTEPSAHQVLTSFASKRGYGYSGGISSPNRAFQSGSRLSVHLAWGTITPRSIYHTIQQYLRQYQVESSARSTQWQRSLQAFLSRLHWRDHFMQRFEMDTDLEFRSLHPNYRDIPYSNREDHLEAWVHGQTGFPLIDAVMRCLHHTGFVNFRMRAMTVSFACHALHLDWRLIHPYLSGIFRDYEPGIHWNQLQMQAGVSGINTIRVYDPQKQLREQDPQAEFVREWIPELRHASIAAIHDHHRNPIPGYPRPIVDFDSATRFMKSALFGIQQLASSRLVANSIAQRHGSRKRPTSSGSRRSRSAPITPSSQASLFD; encoded by the coding sequence ATGAATGGGCCGCTGGCGATTTGGTGGATCAAACGTGATTTTCGTCTTGAAGATAACCTGGTGTTATCGGAAGGGGTGAAGTCGTATCAACAGATTCTCCCCGTCTATTGTGAAGAACCCGGCTTACTCGCGTTAGAAGACCGTTCGATACTGCATCAACAGGCGTGCCGGCAAGCGGTTGCCTCGCTGCGACGATCATTGGCTCGCCTCGGGAGTGGGGTGTTTCTCTGTCATCATCATGTGATTCGCGCGTTGGAGCAGATCCGCAATTGGTATCCATTCACCGCGATTCTTTCACATGAGGAAATTGGTTGTGATTGGACGTATCGCAGGGATCGTCAGGTTCGTGATTGGTGTGATGCGCATGGAATTCACGATCAAGAATTTCCACAAACGGGTGTGAAACGCGGTGGGATCAATCGGGATCGATTCACACAATTTTGGAATTCTCGAATTGTGGATCAGAAACCGCTTCCCGTTCCAACTCGGATTCCACTGGCAGAAACCTACCGTCAACGTGCGTTGGAATCGCAACTTCCGCCGCTGGTTGGAATTCCGAGCCATGCCGACGCTTGGCAAACCGTGACCGAGCCATCAGCGCATCAAGTCTTAACCTCGTTTGCTTCCAAACGGGGATATGGATATTCCGGTGGCATCAGCTCGCCAAATCGCGCATTTCAAAGCGGCTCGCGACTCAGCGTGCATCTCGCCTGGGGCACGATCACCCCTCGCAGCATCTATCACACCATTCAACAATATCTGCGACAATATCAGGTGGAGTCATCCGCTCGATCGACTCAATGGCAGCGAAGTCTCCAGGCGTTTCTGTCGCGATTGCATTGGCGCGATCACTTTATGCAACGATTCGAGATGGACACAGATCTGGAATTTCGCAGTCTGCATCCCAACTATCGAGATATTCCCTATTCCAATCGTGAGGATCATTTGGAGGCATGGGTTCATGGTCAGACTGGATTTCCGTTAATTGATGCCGTGATGCGCTGTCTCCATCACACTGGGTTTGTGAATTTTCGGATGCGAGCGATGACAGTGAGTTTTGCCTGCCATGCGTTGCATCTCGATTGGCGACTCATTCATCCATACCTTTCCGGTATTTTTCGGGATTATGAGCCGGGAATTCATTGGAATCAGCTTCAAATGCAAGCCGGGGTCAGTGGAATTAACACCATTCGGGTCTACGATCCCCAAAAACAATTGCGTGAACAAGATCCGCAAGCCGAGTTTGTGCGGGAGTGGATTCCCGAATTGCGCCACGCATCGATCGCAGCGATTCACGACCATCACCGCAATCCGATCCCTGGTTATCCGCGACCCATTGTTGATTTCGATTCCGCAACCCGGTTCATGAAGTCCGCGTTATTCGGAATCCAACAATTGGCATCCTCGCGACTGGTTGCGAACTCGATTGCCCAACGTCACGGGTCACGAAAACGCCCCACCTCGAGCGGATCTCGGCGAAGTCGCTCGGCTCCAATCACGCCTTCCTCGCAGGCTAGTTTGTTCGATTGA
- a CDS encoding DUF1501 domain-containing protein gives MNLPQSFAHPQWSRRDAIQAGTIGLLGLGMNHLAPLAEATTQPTRARAKSVIFIFLSGGLSQHDSFDPKPDAPEEIRGEFRPIQTATPGISICEHLPKLAQRSKHWALVRSLTHSTNDHSAGHYLMLTGKNRTPPGFNPNQPRPADDPSIAAVAGALFPQRNNLPPAVVLPERLIHRTGRVIPGQFAGILGRSRDPWFLEASSFSSEAYGAYPQYAFSHQDKNLAKYGQRFQTPYLSLPQGINLSRLTGRLQLLQQFHQQQRLMDQLAATESFDRHRQAAISLLTSDRMQGIFDVTGAPPAEQERYGKNLFGWSLLMARRLVESGIRLVQVNLGNNETWDTHGNAFPHLKNQLLPPTDQAVSALLDDLQERGLLDETLIVMASEFGRTPRVFRLPSAYQLPGRDHWGAVQTVWMAGAGIRGGNVVGATDARGAYPKSDPQTPENFAATIYSALGIPSETMWRDSEDRPHHVYTGEPIAKLWS, from the coding sequence ATGAACCTTCCTCAATCATTCGCCCACCCGCAATGGAGTCGCCGGGATGCCATTCAAGCAGGCACAATCGGTCTGCTTGGTTTGGGAATGAATCACCTGGCTCCGCTTGCCGAGGCGACGACGCAGCCGACTCGCGCCCGCGCGAAATCCGTCATTTTTATCTTTCTCTCCGGCGGCTTGTCGCAGCATGATTCGTTCGATCCCAAACCGGATGCGCCCGAAGAAATTCGCGGCGAATTTCGACCGATTCAGACCGCCACGCCAGGGATTTCGATCTGCGAACATCTCCCCAAACTCGCTCAGCGCTCGAAGCATTGGGCACTCGTGCGGTCATTGACGCATTCGACGAATGATCATTCCGCGGGGCATTATCTCATGCTCACCGGCAAAAATCGAACGCCGCCTGGATTTAATCCCAATCAGCCGAGACCGGCGGATGATCCGTCGATTGCGGCAGTGGCGGGGGCGTTGTTTCCGCAACGGAATAATCTTCCGCCTGCGGTGGTCTTGCCCGAGCGCTTGATCCATCGCACGGGTCGAGTGATTCCCGGTCAATTTGCGGGGATTCTGGGACGCAGTCGTGATCCCTGGTTTTTGGAAGCCTCCAGTTTTTCATCCGAAGCATATGGTGCGTATCCCCAATATGCCTTTTCCCACCAAGATAAAAATCTCGCCAAATATGGTCAACGGTTTCAAACACCCTATCTTTCATTACCGCAAGGCATAAATCTCTCCCGGCTGACCGGGCGACTCCAATTGTTACAACAATTCCATCAACAACAACGGCTAATGGATCAACTCGCGGCGACTGAATCATTCGATCGGCATCGACAAGCGGCCATTTCGCTGCTGACCAGCGATCGCATGCAGGGAATTTTCGATGTCACCGGAGCGCCGCCGGCCGAGCAAGAACGCTATGGAAAGAATTTATTTGGTTGGTCTCTGTTAATGGCCCGGCGACTGGTGGAATCGGGAATTCGACTGGTTCAGGTGAATTTAGGCAATAACGAAACCTGGGACACGCATGGAAATGCCTTCCCACATCTGAAGAATCAACTGCTTCCACCAACGGATCAAGCCGTTTCGGCATTATTAGACGACTTACAGGAACGTGGTCTGCTCGATGAAACGTTAATTGTGATGGCGTCGGAATTTGGGAGAACTCCGCGCGTGTTTCGATTGCCGTCCGCGTATCAATTGCCGGGCCGCGATCACTGGGGGGCGGTGCAAACGGTCTGGATGGCCGGTGCGGGGATTCGCGGTGGCAATGTCGTCGGGGCGACCGACGCTCGCGGGGCGTATCCGAAATCGGATCCTCAAACGCCGGAAAACTTTGCGGCGACGATTTACTCCGCGCTCGGCATTCCTTCTGAAACCATGTGGCGCGATTCCGAAGATCGACCCCACCATGTTTACACCGGGGAACCGATCGCAAAATTATGGTCCTGA
- the ftsH gene encoding ATP-dependent zinc metalloprotease FtsH, with translation MSSSPEPTSNRPQDNDPKKPQRDPGWGGTPVPPRGNLFQFVLFISLGLAFIAFFVFSQLRTPRVIPFTQLQTLIQNGEVERLDVRGNVDLLGKLRDDASALAKEFKIEQGRFRVLLPPGENQYPFLRELLALDETYRKAHPEVPELIIDQQADYSEWGRFVIMILISTAVLLLFLFLFILPRMRDSMGGNVANTFTKSPAKRYQKTEESGRSTFKDVAGMDNAKAELQEIVEYLREPQRFEKLGAEIPKGVLLVGPPGTGKTLLARAVAGEAGVPFFSVNGSEFIQMFVGVGASRVRDLFRNAKENAPCLLFIDEIDAVGRMRGAGVGGGSDEREQTLNQILSEMDGFTPNETVIVLAATNRPDVLDSALLRPGRFDRHITIDRPTWKGRLEILKVHVRNKPLADDVDLESIAKQMTGMTGADLRNLANEAALLATRANQEKITNADFERAADRVRLGPKREEILSQENKRQIAVHEAGHAIASWFQPEAMPPSRVSIIPRGQALGVNIPAIDEDRHHYGADFFRAQLVFIMGGRAADRLMYQQAFAGHSNDLKQATRIARAMVAQYGMSQRIGPISLRIGEEHVFLGKEIQEARDFSEGTASLIDEEVMRILREADERAFELMTQHRRELEALVDALMEQEELSEIDLERILQKRPQSSNGSEQSRNGVAASASENRD, from the coding sequence ATGTCCAGCAGCCCTGAACCAACGTCGAATCGTCCCCAAGACAATGACCCGAAGAAGCCGCAACGGGATCCGGGTTGGGGGGGAACTCCCGTGCCACCGCGGGGGAACCTCTTTCAATTTGTGCTATTCATCTCCTTGGGATTGGCGTTTATTGCATTTTTCGTCTTTTCTCAACTTCGCACGCCGCGTGTGATTCCATTTACGCAATTACAGACGCTCATTCAAAATGGTGAGGTCGAGCGGCTCGATGTCCGAGGCAACGTCGATTTGCTGGGCAAATTGCGCGACGACGCCAGCGCGTTGGCCAAAGAATTTAAGATCGAACAAGGCCGATTCCGAGTGTTGTTGCCGCCGGGAGAAAACCAATATCCGTTTCTCCGCGAATTACTCGCATTGGATGAAACCTATCGCAAAGCGCACCCCGAAGTCCCGGAATTAATCATCGATCAACAAGCGGATTACTCCGAATGGGGCCGCTTTGTGATTATGATTCTGATTTCGACAGCGGTGCTGTTATTGTTCCTATTTCTGTTTATTCTGCCTCGAATGCGGGATTCGATGGGCGGAAATGTGGCCAATACGTTCACAAAATCCCCCGCCAAGCGCTATCAGAAGACCGAAGAAAGCGGCCGTTCCACGTTCAAAGATGTGGCCGGGATGGATAATGCCAAAGCAGAATTACAAGAGATTGTCGAATATCTGCGTGAACCGCAACGATTTGAAAAACTCGGCGCGGAAATTCCCAAAGGTGTGTTGTTAGTTGGGCCGCCGGGCACTGGCAAGACGCTCCTCGCCCGAGCGGTTGCCGGTGAAGCAGGGGTTCCGTTTTTCTCGGTCAACGGCTCGGAATTTATTCAGATGTTCGTTGGCGTGGGGGCAAGTCGCGTTCGGGATCTGTTCCGCAATGCCAAAGAGAATGCTCCTTGCCTGCTGTTTATCGACGAAATTGATGCCGTCGGTCGGATGCGTGGTGCGGGCGTGGGCGGCGGCTCGGATGAACGCGAACAGACCCTCAATCAGATTTTGAGCGAGATGGATGGGTTCACACCGAATGAAACGGTCATTGTGTTAGCCGCCACCAATCGCCCCGATGTGTTGGATTCGGCCCTGTTGCGACCGGGGCGATTCGATCGACATATCACGATTGATCGGCCCACCTGGAAAGGTCGATTGGAGATTCTGAAAGTTCACGTTCGGAATAAACCGTTAGCCGATGATGTGGATTTGGAATCGATCGCCAAGCAAATGACCGGCATGACGGGTGCGGATCTGCGAAATCTGGCAAATGAGGCGGCCCTGTTAGCCACCCGTGCCAATCAAGAAAAGATCACAAATGCCGATTTCGAGCGTGCGGCCGATCGAGTTCGACTGGGGCCGAAACGCGAGGAGATTCTCAGTCAAGAAAACAAACGGCAAATCGCCGTTCACGAAGCCGGGCATGCGATTGCGTCGTGGTTCCAGCCTGAAGCGATGCCCCCCAGCCGCGTTTCGATCATTCCCCGTGGTCAAGCATTGGGCGTGAATATCCCCGCGATTGACGAAGATCGGCATCATTATGGGGCAGATTTTTTCCGCGCTCAGTTGGTGTTCATCATGGGCGGGCGGGCCGCGGATCGGCTGATGTATCAACAGGCGTTCGCGGGCCATTCCAACGATCTCAAGCAGGCGACCCGAATCGCCCGCGCGATGGTGGCCCAATATGGGATGAGCCAGCGAATCGGCCCAATCTCGCTGCGGATCGGCGAGGAGCACGTGTTTCTGGGCAAGGAAATCCAGGAAGCCCGCGATTTCAGCGAAGGAACCGCATCGCTCATCGATGAGGAAGTGATGCGCATCCTTCGCGAGGCCGACGAGCGCGCCTTTGAATTGATGACGCAGCATCGACGTGAGCTGGAAGCATTGGTTGATGCGCTCATGGAACAAGAAGAATTAAGTGAGATTGATCTGGAACGGATTCTTCAAAAGCGTCCACAATCATCGAATGGATCCGAACAATCCCGCAATGGTGTCGCGGCATCGGCGAGCGAAAATCGCGATTGA
- the nuoH gene encoding NADH-quinone oxidoreductase subunit NuoH, whose translation MFFGYLSDWPAWAVLLLSAGIAAGVIVSYIAVQALFLIWAERKVAGRIQDRLGPTRVGGRFGWLQTVADGIKLLTKEDTVPKAADGFLFRIAPYLAFCASFAAFIVLPFSARLVGWDLGIAAFFMLAVLSSEVFGVILAGYASGSKWSLFGAIREAAQVVSYEIPRSLCVLIVVVTTGTLSLTAITQQQSGGFWNWNLFHDPFTFAAFWIFFIVITASCKRAPFDLAEAESELVAGFHTEYSGLRWSFFFMAEYASMFAECGLAVFLFLGGWNSGLLPFQPVEQFGLILGSMLDASVFIGKSLALVFVMMWLRWSLPRLRIDQVMTTCLQYLLPISCVLLMGVCLWRLMVTPDVQAITRYVLAGGLVGLKLLIVVRLLSKPMTSPVGRLGGVWEGMQTPGMRSRKEQA comes from the coding sequence ATGTTTTTCGGATATTTATCAGATTGGCCAGCTTGGGCGGTCTTGTTGCTCTCTGCGGGAATCGCCGCGGGGGTGATCGTCAGCTATATTGCCGTACAAGCGTTGTTCTTGATTTGGGCCGAGCGCAAAGTCGCGGGGCGCATTCAAGATCGATTGGGGCCAACTCGGGTGGGTGGCCGATTTGGTTGGCTGCAAACCGTCGCCGACGGCATTAAGTTGCTCACAAAAGAAGATACCGTCCCCAAAGCGGCGGATGGGTTTCTGTTCCGAATTGCACCGTATTTGGCATTCTGTGCCTCATTCGCTGCCTTTATCGTGTTGCCGTTCAGCGCTCGATTGGTGGGCTGGGATCTCGGAATCGCCGCCTTCTTCATGCTCGCGGTGCTTTCCAGCGAAGTATTCGGCGTGATTCTCGCGGGGTACGCCTCGGGAAGCAAATGGTCGCTATTCGGCGCGATTCGAGAAGCCGCGCAGGTGGTCAGTTACGAAATCCCACGATCCCTGTGCGTGCTGATTGTCGTCGTCACCACTGGCACACTGAGCCTGACGGCGATCACACAACAACAATCGGGCGGATTTTGGAACTGGAATCTGTTCCACGATCCGTTTACCTTTGCCGCGTTTTGGATTTTCTTCATTGTCATTACCGCAAGTTGCAAGCGGGCACCGTTCGATCTCGCGGAAGCCGAAAGCGAATTGGTCGCCGGGTTTCACACCGAATATAGCGGATTGCGGTGGTCGTTCTTCTTCATGGCCGAATATGCGAGCATGTTTGCCGAGTGCGGCCTGGCCGTGTTTCTCTTCCTCGGCGGCTGGAACTCGGGACTGCTGCCATTCCAGCCGGTGGAACAATTCGGGCTGATTCTCGGAAGTATGCTCGACGCCAGCGTCTTTATCGGCAAATCGTTGGCGCTGGTTTTTGTGATGATGTGGCTACGGTGGTCGCTGCCGCGTCTGCGAATCGATCAGGTGATGACCACTTGCCTGCAATATTTGTTGCCGATTAGCTGCGTGCTGCTCATGGGTGTCTGCCTGTGGCGGTTGATGGTGACGCCGGATGTGCAAGCAATCACGCGGTATGTGCTGGCAGGTGGTTTGGTGGGGCTGAAATTGCTCATCGTCGTGCGATTGTTGAGTAAGCCGATGACCTCGCCAGTTGGACGGCTCGGCGGCGTCTGGGAAGGCATGCAAACTCCCGGAATGCGATCCCGAAAGGAGCAAGCATGA
- a CDS encoding TIGR02996 domain-containing protein, producing MDEREALIQAIFDNPDDDAARLAYAAWQEAHGDPAHAELIRAQCKLATLQAGDPERKKLKRRVTMLLKRPENVALTEYDNEFEGGMVRSASWYGGEDAFDYAGVPLERVLALEACDFSESNWPDVAAAARIAAAPWLRRCRRVAFHEFVVDAAVLSTLAKSPHLTNLREVVFSDCTVSADSLAELVLNPSVRGVETIMLQGDSGSWNGLAGPLKRILSDPRSQSLRRLYLLAKGLPAEIADVLIQSSGLTATQIWIYDRLSWLTPEIRSALETRFGTAIQFDSTYFLDPYSYCYC from the coding sequence ATGGACGAGCGCGAAGCCTTGATTCAGGCGATTTTTGACAATCCAGATGATGATGCCGCTCGGTTGGCTTATGCCGCCTGGCAGGAAGCGCACGGAGACCCGGCTCACGCAGAGTTGATTCGGGCGCAGTGCAAGTTGGCCACGCTCCAAGCCGGCGATCCGGAACGCAAGAAACTCAAACGCCGGGTGACGATGCTGCTGAAACGCCCCGAGAATGTCGCGCTCACGGAATATGACAATGAGTTTGAAGGTGGAATGGTCCGTTCCGCCAGTTGGTATGGGGGAGAGGATGCGTTCGATTACGCCGGTGTGCCGTTGGAGCGGGTGCTCGCACTGGAGGCATGCGATTTCAGCGAATCGAATTGGCCGGATGTGGCCGCGGCTGCTCGAATCGCGGCTGCTCCGTGGTTGCGGCGTTGCCGACGAGTCGCGTTCCACGAATTTGTTGTGGATGCCGCGGTTCTTTCAACACTCGCTAAATCACCCCACCTAACCAACCTGCGAGAAGTGGTTTTCTCGGATTGCACCGTGAGCGCGGACTCGCTCGCGGAGTTGGTACTGAACCCATCGGTGCGGGGCGTTGAGACAATCATGCTCCAGGGAGATTCCGGCAGTTGGAATGGCTTGGCCGGCCCGCTAAAGCGAATCCTCTCCGACCCGCGAAGCCAATCCTTGCGAAGACTCTATTTGCTGGCCAAGGGGCTACCCGCAGAGATTGCAGATGTGCTCATCCAATCATCCGGCTTAACCGCCACCCAGATTTGGATTTATGATCGCCTCTCGTGGCTCACTCCGGAGATCCGATCCGCTCTCGAAACGCGTTTCGGTACAGCGATCCAGTTCGATTCGACTTATTTCTTGGATCCATACTCCTATTGCTACTGCTAG
- a CDS encoding DegT/DnrJ/EryC1/StrS family aminotransferase: MASNSIPMCDLLSQYRMIQPEIEAAIARVLNSGQVINGPEVTAFEEEIAPACGSKFAVGCGSGTDAILLALAALQIGPGDEVILPPFTFFATVGSICRIGATPVFADIDPVTYNLSPEEVAKKITSRTKAIMPVHLYGQCADMAPLQDLAQSHNLHIIEDAAQSFGAEYQGRRCGGMGTIGSFSFYPSKNLGTYGDAGLCTTNSPELASRMKTLRNHGMEPKYFHKMIGWNARIDAIHAAILRVKLKYIEQWTVQRQAVAARYDEIIQNYRLNSYLDSPVAAPNRRHVWNQYVIRVADRDGLVAHLKANQIGCEIYYPLPLHLQECMQFLGHTPGDFPVSEAAARHVLALPMYPELSESLQVRVIESCSAFLRTTIRRAA, from the coding sequence ATGGCTTCTAACAGTATCCCGATGTGTGATCTGTTATCGCAATATCGGATGATTCAACCCGAAATTGAAGCGGCCATCGCACGGGTGTTAAACTCGGGCCAAGTGATTAACGGCCCCGAAGTCACCGCCTTCGAGGAAGAGATTGCACCCGCTTGTGGATCGAAGTTCGCGGTGGGGTGCGGCTCCGGGACGGATGCGATTCTGCTAGCCTTAGCCGCGTTGCAAATTGGGCCTGGCGATGAAGTCATTCTGCCCCCCTTCACCTTCTTTGCGACGGTCGGTAGCATTTGTCGGATCGGCGCGACGCCGGTGTTTGCCGACATTGATCCGGTGACGTATAACCTGTCGCCCGAAGAAGTTGCGAAAAAAATCACCTCGCGAACCAAGGCGATTATGCCTGTCCATCTGTATGGGCAATGTGCCGATATGGCCCCCCTGCAAGATTTGGCCCAATCGCACAATCTCCACATCATTGAAGATGCGGCCCAATCGTTCGGCGCGGAGTATCAAGGGCGTCGCTGCGGTGGGATGGGCACAATCGGTTCGTTCAGCTTTTACCCCAGCAAAAATCTGGGCACCTATGGCGATGCGGGATTGTGTACAACCAATTCTCCCGAGTTGGCATCGCGGATGAAGACGCTCCGCAATCATGGCATGGAACCGAAATATTTCCATAAGATGATTGGCTGGAATGCCCGAATTGACGCCATTCATGCGGCCATTTTGCGGGTGAAATTAAAATATATTGAACAATGGACCGTCCAACGCCAAGCAGTGGCGGCCCGATATGATGAAATCATTCAAAACTATCGACTCAATTCCTATCTCGATAGCCCGGTCGCTGCCCCGAATCGTCGCCATGTCTGGAATCAATATGTGATTCGCGTCGCGGATCGAGACGGTTTGGTTGCGCATTTGAAAGCGAATCAAATCGGCTGCGAAATCTATTATCCCCTGCCGCTACACCTCCAAGAATGCATGCAATTCTTAGGGCATACTCCGGGTGATTTCCCCGTGAGCGAGGCTGCGGCCCGGCATGTGCTGGCGTTGCCGATGTATCCCGAACTCAGCGAATCGCTGCAAGTTCGCGTGATTGAATCGTGCTCGGCATTCCTGCGAACGACCATCCGCCGCGCTGCTTAA
- the scpB gene encoding SMC-Scp complex subunit ScpB, whose amino-acid sequence MSRMIQRRPVQSSWPPRRLQNHPLPQVWRFSPASRPQPTGERVRDDRLARLEAVLWLSEEPLAANKIALLCEFRGADEVRAGIETLRKWYIEDESPFQIESVAGGFQLLTQPAMHPWLARLHRPVMELKLSPSAMETLAIVAYRQPVMRGAIESIRGVQCGDVLTQLMEKGLIRISGRHDSLGRPVLYGTTRKFLQLFGLNRISDLPDPDASNP is encoded by the coding sequence ATGAGCCGCATGATCCAACGCCGACCTGTGCAATCGAGTTGGCCGCCGCGCCGCTTGCAGAACCACCCCCTGCCCCAAGTGTGGCGATTCAGTCCTGCGAGTCGCCCGCAACCGACCGGCGAACGAGTCCGCGATGATCGACTCGCCCGACTCGAAGCAGTCCTCTGGCTCAGCGAAGAACCCTTGGCCGCCAACAAAATTGCGCTCTTGTGCGAATTTCGTGGGGCAGATGAAGTTCGTGCCGGCATCGAAACATTGCGCAAATGGTACATCGAGGATGAATCGCCGTTTCAGATCGAATCCGTTGCCGGGGGATTCCAACTCTTGACCCAACCGGCAATGCATCCGTGGCTGGCTCGACTCCATCGCCCGGTAATGGAGTTGAAGCTCTCCCCGAGTGCCATGGAAACACTCGCCATTGTCGCGTATCGCCAACCGGTGATGCGCGGGGCCATCGAATCGATTCGTGGGGTGCAATGCGGCGATGTGCTGACTCAGCTGATGGAGAAAGGACTCATCCGCATTTCCGGACGACACGATTCCCTGGGGCGACCCGTGCTGTATGGCACAACCCGCAAATTCCTGCAACTTTTCGGATTGAATCGGATTTCGGATCTCCCCGACCCCGATGCGTCGAATCCGTGA
- a CDS encoding sulfate ABC transporter substrate-binding protein, translated as MSSVGDSAMRSHHGVTIGAMLILLLLSGCQRDQTIELLNVSYDPTRELYRKLHRMFAEQYRAETGKDVRIRRSHGGSSSQASAVMNGLHADVVTLAVRPDIDAIAKTGRIRSDWLTSQPNRSLPYTSTIVFVVRRGNPKQIHDWDDLVKPGVQVIPANPKTGGGARLNFLAAYGAFRKQGNSEAEALEKLGVLYRNAPVLDGGARSATITFVRKNIGDVQLTWENEAELEKIELGDAIEIIRPKVSILAEPHVALVDQNVDEKGTREITQAFLQFLYSETAQEVIAQEFYRPTNPTIAEKYRDRFPPMELLRVDDVVPGGWDAAQKRFFASGGIFDQIYRK; from the coding sequence TTGTCCAGCGTTGGGGATTCAGCGATGCGGTCTCACCATGGTGTCACGATCGGAGCAATGCTGATCTTGCTGCTGCTGAGCGGGTGCCAGCGCGACCAGACGATCGAATTGTTGAACGTCTCTTACGATCCGACTCGGGAGTTGTATCGCAAGTTGCATCGGATGTTTGCCGAGCAATATCGCGCCGAGACCGGGAAAGACGTGCGGATTCGTCGTTCGCATGGTGGTTCGAGTTCGCAGGCCAGCGCGGTGATGAACGGATTGCACGCCGATGTGGTCACGCTCGCGGTTCGTCCGGATATCGACGCCATTGCCAAGACCGGACGCATTCGTTCCGATTGGCTCACCTCCCAGCCCAATCGATCGCTGCCATATACTTCGACGATCGTCTTTGTCGTCCGTCGTGGTAATCCCAAGCAGATCCACGATTGGGACGACCTGGTCAAGCCCGGCGTGCAGGTGATTCCTGCCAATCCCAAGACCGGCGGCGGTGCTCGTCTCAACTTTCTAGCCGCCTATGGTGCCTTTCGCAAACAAGGGAATTCCGAAGCAGAAGCCCTGGAAAAATTGGGCGTTCTGTATCGCAATGCCCCCGTGTTGGATGGCGGCGCACGCTCTGCAACCATCACGTTTGTGCGCAAGAACATTGGCGATGTGCAATTGACCTGGGAAAACGAAGCAGAACTGGAAAAAATCGAACTGGGCGATGCCATCGAAATCATTCGACCCAAGGTGAGTATTCTTGCCGAGCCGCACGTCGCGCTGGTCGATCAAAATGTCGACGAAAAAGGGACGCGGGAAATTACTCAGGCGTTCTTGCAATTTTTGTATTCGGAAACGGCCCAGGAGGTGATCGCCCAGGAATTCTATCGACCGACCAACCCGACCATTGCCGAGAAATATCGCGATCGATTCCCGCCCATGGAATTGCTGCGGGTGGATGATGTCGTTCCAGGCGGCTGGGATGCCGCCCAGAAGCGATTTTTCGCCAGCGGTGGAATCTTCGATCAAATCTATCGAAAATAA
- a CDS encoding fumarylacetoacetate hydrolase family protein → MRLATLLTDAGARPAVHVGDHYVDLLATQADLPGSVRQILASGAEGLAKVAAAVAKPDAVKIPADRAKLLAPIQDPGKILCVGLNYRDHAIEGGQPIPTEPVLFGKFPNTLIATGDPIKLPKVSQKVDYEAELVIVIGKRGKHIAESEAMSYVGGYTVGHDVSARDWQFKGSEKQWMIGKTFDTFAPIGPVIVTADELTNPHTLQVSLRLNGQTMQNSNTKEFIFTVPQMLAYLSQVVTLEPGDLIFTGTPPGVGVARKPPVFLKAGDVVEVEIAGIGTISNPVIEE, encoded by the coding sequence ATGCGATTGGCGACTCTTCTGACAGATGCCGGTGCTCGTCCTGCGGTTCATGTGGGGGATCACTACGTCGATCTCCTGGCCACTCAAGCAGATCTGCCGGGTTCGGTTCGGCAGATCCTGGCTTCGGGGGCTGAGGGGCTGGCGAAGGTAGCGGCGGCGGTGGCGAAACCGGATGCGGTCAAGATCCCGGCCGATCGCGCGAAACTTCTCGCACCCATTCAAGATCCCGGCAAAATTCTCTGTGTCGGCCTGAATTACCGCGACCATGCCATCGAAGGTGGTCAACCGATTCCGACCGAGCCGGTGTTGTTCGGAAAATTTCCGAATACGCTGATTGCAACGGGCGACCCGATCAAGCTCCCGAAGGTCAGCCAAAAGGTCGATTACGAGGCCGAACTGGTGATCGTGATTGGCAAGCGCGGCAAGCACATTGCTGAAAGCGAAGCGATGAGCTATGTCGGCGGCTACACCGTTGGTCACGACGTGTCCGCCCGCGATTGGCAATTCAAAGGCTCGGAAAAACAGTGGATGATCGGCAAGACGTTTGACACGTTTGCACCGATCGGGCCGGTTATTGTGACGGCGGATGAACTGACGAATCCGCACACGTTGCAAGTGTCGCTGCGATTGAACGGGCAGACGATGCAGAATTCCAACACCAAGGAATTCATCTTCACCGTGCCGCAGATGTTGGCATATCTGTCGCAGGTGGTGACGTTGGAACCGGGCGACCTGATCTTCACCGGCACGCCGCCGGGAGTTGGTGTGGCACGCAAGCCGCCGGTCTTCTTGAAGGCGGGCGATGTGGTTGAAGTGGAAATCGCCGGGATTGGCACGATTTCCAATCCCGTGATCGAAGAATAA